In a single window of the Sulfitobacter indolifex genome:
- a CDS encoding glycosyltransferase — protein sequence MSPIYYDLSEQFLSSGVKFKYYGIARTVMEVGYELARSSADVRFVVFSPAHDRFFEVDPNIGAASETGVCDPNIPAAAKPMRIRYSFPEPHPLRDAIYPLVRTVMKRICLSKWRRAVPEGSLREVDLSGQILVSLGRPKMMADYLVALDKQNIRPRFYPLIHDMIPLHEFAHPRQSMFARNFAHDNRIVISHAEKVMTNSRFTKAEIEEFSASGHLPDLPPVVPVPLPHELRETNETVDIDIPDTPYFLGVGVMTGRKNLECILQAMLHLHKTGRPVPLFVLAGAHRKRTVAYLDRPEVAPIKDKVRLLLNPNQASLRLLYQKARALIIPSHMEGFGLPLGEALWLGTPGLSATTPALCEVGGDLAEYFDPNDPTALAALIDKMHTDPAAYAAAKDKILRNHSSLRTWNNVATDIIATVSADSAKV from the coding sequence ATGAGCCCAATATACTATGACCTTTCAGAACAATTTCTCTCTTCTGGCGTCAAGTTTAAATATTACGGCATTGCGAGAACCGTGATGGAGGTGGGGTATGAGCTCGCCCGCTCCTCGGCTGACGTACGTTTTGTGGTCTTCTCGCCGGCACATGATCGCTTCTTTGAGGTCGATCCAAATATCGGTGCGGCCTCTGAGACAGGCGTCTGCGATCCTAATATCCCGGCCGCCGCAAAGCCCATGCGCATTCGCTATAGTTTTCCCGAGCCTCATCCGCTGCGCGATGCAATCTACCCGCTTGTACGCACAGTCATGAAACGTATCTGCCTCAGCAAATGGCGCCGCGCGGTCCCCGAAGGCAGTCTGCGCGAAGTGGATCTCTCAGGCCAAATCCTCGTGTCCCTCGGGCGGCCTAAAATGATGGCAGATTACCTCGTCGCGTTGGACAAGCAGAACATCCGCCCGCGGTTCTATCCACTGATCCACGATATGATCCCGCTGCATGAGTTTGCGCACCCGCGTCAAAGCATGTTTGCGCGTAATTTCGCCCATGACAATCGGATCGTCATCAGTCACGCCGAGAAGGTGATGACAAATTCCCGTTTCACGAAGGCAGAAATCGAAGAATTTTCTGCCTCTGGCCATCTGCCCGACCTCCCTCCCGTTGTGCCCGTCCCCCTGCCCCATGAGCTGCGCGAAACAAACGAGACGGTCGATATCGACATCCCCGACACCCCCTATTTTCTGGGGGTCGGGGTGATGACGGGACGCAAGAATCTTGAGTGCATTCTACAAGCGATGCTTCATCTGCACAAAACAGGCCGCCCTGTGCCGCTGTTTGTCTTGGCCGGCGCCCATAGAAAGAGAACTGTCGCATATCTCGACAGGCCAGAGGTGGCACCGATCAAAGATAAAGTGCGCCTCCTTTTGAACCCGAACCAAGCGAGCTTGCGCCTTCTCTATCAAAAAGCCCGCGCGTTGATTATCCCAAGCCATATGGAAGGCTTCGGTTTGCCCTTGGGTGAAGCCCTATGGCTGGGAACCCCCGGCCTTTCCGCCACGACTCCGGCGTTGTGTGAAGTGGGGGGAGATTTGGCAGAATACTTCGATCCAAACGATCCCACGGCGCTCGCAGCCCTTATCGACAAAATGCATACTGATCCCGCGGCATATGCCGCTGCAAAAGACAAAATTCTGCGCAACCATTCCTCACTCCGGACCTGGAACAACGTTGCGACAGATATCATCGCCACGGTATCCGCCGACTCCGCAAAAGTCTGA
- a CDS encoding ABC transporter ATP-binding protein, with protein MTNQDHTAAAQTDTAKAAPKDKRRAPLFNDQDKDNISWFWSTYLKQRAPWLGLVMAMILVQGFAYQQFIALTESGLRVIFDEGTVAGLVKVCGMVLAIFSLRAVMSYWVPRLSAWLASDAVFKMRRDLIDHMMTLDLAFFERTKSGDIILRLVNQAQDLSGFIGQTTVNAVRDTVTIIAVSGYLIWKNPALFMLVIIVMPTITIVVRRISQGIKGTQANAENAMGNYMSGIEEMTNGMRTVKISNQEPVEKARLNKATGEIKDLSIRLQRLQAMMSPTVDVLAAIIYVLIIGVGGYMALSPGFEMDGAGIIGFMIGMALIFDPARRLTAFFVSMQASLIILDSLRSLYREVPSITNAPDAKETFNAAGDIILDDVTFQYSEKHPLFCNVNMVFEGGKVTAIVGATGSGKTSVLSLIARLYDVNEGVVTIGGTPVKELRVDKLRQSFSVVAQDIVIFNSSIWENIRYVRPEATDAEIWRAAELVGIDQLMRDRGDAPLGPKGSQLSGGQKQRIAIARAFLRSAPILLLDEATSALDQRTEEKVRDAIRELSKDKTTILVAHRLSTVTHADNIYVLDEGRVVEEGTHAELMAQEGLYAAMFNAQRSSYG; from the coding sequence ATGACCAACCAAGATCATACCGCAGCAGCGCAGACAGACACGGCGAAAGCGGCGCCCAAAGACAAAAGACGTGCGCCGCTCTTCAACGACCAAGATAAGGACAATATCTCCTGGTTCTGGTCCACCTATCTTAAACAACGCGCGCCTTGGTTGGGCCTGGTCATGGCGATGATCCTGGTTCAGGGCTTTGCCTACCAGCAGTTTATCGCCCTCACTGAAAGCGGGTTAAGGGTGATCTTCGATGAAGGCACTGTCGCAGGGCTGGTAAAGGTCTGCGGCATGGTGTTGGCGATTTTCTCCTTGCGCGCGGTGATGTCTTACTGGGTCCCCCGACTCTCAGCCTGGCTGGCCAGCGACGCGGTGTTCAAGATGCGGCGCGATCTGATTGATCATATGATGACATTGGATCTGGCGTTTTTTGAGCGGACAAAATCGGGCGATATCATCTTGCGGCTGGTCAATCAGGCGCAAGATCTGTCGGGCTTCATTGGCCAGACCACAGTTAACGCGGTACGCGATACTGTGACCATCATCGCCGTCTCAGGGTATCTGATCTGGAAAAACCCGGCTCTCTTCATGCTGGTGATCATCGTCATGCCCACGATCACGATCGTGGTCCGACGGATCTCTCAAGGCATCAAAGGCACACAAGCAAACGCCGAGAATGCCATGGGCAACTACATGTCCGGGATCGAAGAGATGACGAACGGCATGCGCACCGTCAAAATCTCTAACCAAGAGCCCGTGGAAAAAGCCCGCCTCAACAAAGCGACCGGTGAAATCAAGGACCTCTCCATTCGTCTGCAGAGACTGCAGGCGATGATGAGCCCCACCGTCGATGTGTTGGCCGCGATCATCTATGTTTTGATCATTGGGGTGGGCGGCTACATGGCCCTCAGCCCAGGATTTGAGATGGATGGCGCCGGCATCATCGGTTTTATGATTGGCATGGCATTGATTTTTGACCCTGCGCGGCGCCTCACCGCCTTCTTTGTCAGCATGCAAGCCAGCTTGATCATTCTCGACAGCTTGCGCTCTCTTTACCGTGAAGTGCCCAGCATCACCAATGCGCCGGATGCCAAAGAAACATTTAACGCTGCCGGCGATATCATTCTGGATGATGTCACCTTCCAATACTCTGAAAAACATCCCCTGTTCTGCAACGTGAACATGGTCTTTGAGGGCGGCAAGGTCACCGCCATCGTCGGGGCAACTGGATCCGGCAAAACCTCGGTTCTAAGTCTTATCGCCCGGCTTTACGATGTCAACGAAGGGGTCGTGACCATCGGCGGCACGCCCGTCAAAGAGTTGCGCGTCGACAAGCTGCGCCAATCGTTTTCTGTGGTGGCCCAAGACATCGTCATCTTCAACAGCTCGATCTGGGAAAACATCCGCTACGTCCGTCCTGAGGCCACCGATGCAGAAATCTGGCGCGCAGCTGAACTCGTGGGTATCGACCAGTTAATGCGCGATCGCGGCGACGCGCCCTTAGGCCCAAAAGGCTCCCAACTCTCAGGGGGTCAGAAACAACGTATCGCCATCGCCCGGGCGTTTCTGCGCTCGGCCCCAATCTTGTTGCTCGATGAGGCCACATCCGCGCTTGATCAACGCACTGAAGAAAAGGTGCGCGACGCCATTCGCGAGCTCAGCAAGGACAAAACCACCATCCTCGTTGCCCACCGCCTCTCAACCGTGACCCATGCCGATAATATCTATGTGCTCGATGAGGGACGGGTGGTCGAAGAAGGCACCCATGCGGAACTGATGGCCCAAGAAGGCCTCTATGCCGCTATGTTCAATGCACAGCGCAGTAGTTATGGTTGA